From one Streptococcus oralis genomic stretch:
- a CDS encoding acyl-CoA dehydrogenase family protein, with translation MGFFSEEFLSWLDQHADEIDKQSCEAGEQLIERIAAEGAFRVGVPESLGGSDGSDQDVIDILAELAQHSLTASFISWGQRTLIDNIIHSENSYLKENYLEKLLSGEYAGATALSNAVKYLSDLEELNVYIVEENGQFYLKGRLPWVTNARRNRFLTIFVAGFADDPSKSYVVAVPSDAENFSRSEDLEFVSLQGGNTVALTFNRAPLKEEWILSKNAKEFLTQNRPAFLGYQFGLAFGLAERSLSEVEKELGKRSVLTDEWKYQVEQLGVIRKALYQGLADRSYFVTNPRELFQLRIDIVDVVAQSLLLELQAGGGRGYFSKSTSGFIRRWNEGAFLPIVSPSAVQLRHILATS, from the coding sequence ATGGGATTTTTTTCCGAAGAGTTTTTGAGCTGGTTAGACCAGCATGCTGATGAAATTGATAAACAGTCTTGTGAGGCTGGAGAGCAACTGATTGAAAGGATTGCAGCAGAAGGAGCTTTTCGTGTAGGTGTTCCAGAATCTCTCGGCGGTTCAGACGGAAGTGATCAAGATGTCATTGATATCCTAGCAGAGCTCGCTCAACATTCCTTGACGGCCTCCTTTATTTCTTGGGGACAACGCACCCTAATTGACAATATTATCCATTCAGAGAATTCCTATTTGAAAGAAAACTATCTGGAAAAACTCTTGTCTGGTGAATATGCAGGCGCAACTGCTCTGTCTAATGCGGTCAAGTATTTATCTGATTTAGAAGAGCTGAATGTTTATATCGTCGAAGAAAATGGACAATTTTATCTAAAAGGGCGACTGCCATGGGTAACCAATGCCCGTAGAAATCGTTTTTTAACCATTTTTGTAGCAGGATTTGCAGATGATCCAAGTAAAAGTTATGTGGTGGCTGTGCCATCAGATGCAGAGAATTTTAGTCGTTCGGAAGACTTAGAATTCGTTTCTCTTCAGGGAGGAAACACGGTTGCTTTGACATTTAATCGGGCTCCTTTAAAAGAAGAGTGGATTCTATCCAAGAATGCTAAAGAATTTTTAACTCAAAATCGTCCCGCTTTTTTAGGTTACCAATTTGGTTTAGCCTTTGGTTTAGCTGAACGTTCTCTATCAGAAGTAGAAAAAGAATTGGGGAAACGAAGTGTATTAACAGATGAGTGGAAGTATCAGGTAGAGCAGTTAGGTGTTATTCGGAAGGCTCTTTATCAGGGATTGGCTGACCGTTCCTATTTCGTTACCAATCCGCGTGAACTCTTTCAGTTAAGAATAGATATTGTGGATGTGGTTGCTCAGAGTCTGCTATTAGAGTTACAAGCTGGTGGAGGTAGAGGTTACTTTAGCAAAT
- a CDS encoding carboxymuconolactone decarboxylase family protein: MTTFTIHTVESAPAEVKEVLETVQKDNNGYIPNLIGLLANAPTALEAYRTVGAINRRNSLTPVEREVVQITAAVTNGCAFCVAGHTAFSIKQIQMNDDLLQALRNRTPIETDPKLDTLAKFTLAVINTKGRVGDEALAEFLEAGYTQQNALDVVLGVSLASLCNYANNLANTPINPELQPYA, translated from the coding sequence ATGACAACATTTACCATCCACACAGTAGAATCAGCACCAGCAGAAGTGAAAGAAGTTCTTGAAACAGTACAAAAAGATAACAATGGCTATATTCCCAACCTAATCGGTCTCTTGGCCAATGCCCCAACCGCGCTTGAAGCCTACCGAACTGTCGGAGCCATCAACCGTCGCAATAGCTTAACACCAGTAGAACGCGAAGTAGTACAAATCACAGCTGCCGTAACCAATGGTTGTGCTTTCTGCGTCGCAGGTCACACAGCCTTTTCAATCAAACAAATCCAGATGAATGATGATCTTCTCCAAGCTCTCCGCAACCGCACTCCGATTGAAACAGATCCAAAACTAGATACTCTAGCTAAGTTTACCTTGGCGGTCATCAATACCAAAGGGCGTGTAGGAGATGAAGCCTTGGCTGAATTTTTGGAAGCTGGCTACACGCAACAAAATGCCTTGGACGTGGTTCTCGGTGTTAGTCTTGCCAGCCTCTGCAACTATGCCAACAACCTAGCCAATACGCCTATTAACCCAGAATTACAACCTTATGCATAA